In Hermetia illucens chromosome 1, iHerIll2.2.curated.20191125, whole genome shotgun sequence, one genomic interval encodes:
- the LOC119661706 gene encoding myosin-2 essential light chain isoform X2: MGNYTEDQLAEFQEAFNLFDNRGDGKIQLSQVGECLRALGQNPTESDVKKCTHQLKPDERISFEVFLPIYQAISKARSGDTADDFIEGLRHFDKDASGFISSAELRHLLTTLGEKLTDDEVEQLLVNQEDSQGNVNYEEFVRMVMSG; the protein is encoded by the coding sequence AATTCCAAGAAGCTTTCAATTTGTTCGACAACCGTGGTGATGGCAAAATTCAATTGAGTCAAGTTGGAGAATGTTTACGCGCTCTGGGTCAAAATCCAACTGAATCGgacgttaaaaaatgcacaCATCAATTAAAACCCGACGAACGGATTTCCTTCGAAGTGTTTCTTCCGATTTACCAGGCAATCTCGAAGGCACGGTCTGGCGATACAGCAGATGACTTCATCGAAGGCCTACGACATTTCGATAAGGATGCAAGCGGCTTCATATCGTCAGCTGAACTACGACATCTCTTGACCACGCTGGGTGAAAAACTGACCGACGATGAGGTTGAGCAATTGCTTGTTAATCAGGAAGATTCGCAAGGAAATGTTAATTACGAGGAATTCGTTCGAATGGTTATGAGTGGTTGA
- the LOC119661706 gene encoding myosin-2 essential light chain isoform X1, which produces MYMYDPPNKQTFSSVEEFQEAFNLFDNRGDGKIQLSQVGECLRALGQNPTESDVKKCTHQLKPDERISFEVFLPIYQAISKARSGDTADDFIEGLRHFDKDASGFISSAELRHLLTTLGEKLTDDEVEQLLVNQEDSQGNVNYEEFVRMVMSG; this is translated from the exons ATGTACATGTACGATCCACCGAATAAGCAAACATTTTCCTCAGTTGAAG AATTCCAAGAAGCTTTCAATTTGTTCGACAACCGTGGTGATGGCAAAATTCAATTGAGTCAAGTTGGAGAATGTTTACGCGCTCTGGGTCAAAATCCAACTGAATCGgacgttaaaaaatgcacaCATCAATTAAAACCCGACGAACGGATTTCCTTCGAAGTGTTTCTTCCGATTTACCAGGCAATCTCGAAGGCACGGTCTGGCGATACAGCAGATGACTTCATCGAAGGCCTACGACATTTCGATAAGGATGCAAGCGGCTTCATATCGTCAGCTGAACTACGACATCTCTTGACCACGCTGGGTGAAAAACTGACCGACGATGAGGTTGAGCAATTGCTTGTTAATCAGGAAGATTCGCAAGGAAATGTTAATTACGAGGAATTCGTTCGAATGGTTATGAGTGGTTGA